gaggaaaaaaaaaacagccaCATAGAAGCGACGACGgtgcagagagaagcaagtGGTCTCTGCAGTCCACCGCGGCAAccgacccccctccccccatccacctcctcctaAGCTAACAAGATTCATTAAGACAAGAACAGAAAAGTACTTAGTGGactgtgtgctgctgcgcgtctgGTGTTCCCGCCGTTGCTTGTCTTTCCATTTTTTCCTATTTTATAGTCTTCTAGCTGTCCTCGTTCTCGTtattctctttctttcttcccccctctctctccctatcCTGTGCGCCAATTGCTGCTGCCTTGGTGCCTTTGCTTTCCCCACCACGAGCGCCTCGCCCTGGCTTATTCTTATCAACGAAACACATATTTATATATTCCCTTTTCGTGTGTTTGCCTTTTCGGTGAGGGTTCATTCGAAGACGCAAACAAGCgaaagcaacaacaaaagggCTCCGACGCACAGACGGAccaagagcgagagagagggagacataAGGAGgttccccctcttttttattttatttttttAATTCCCCTGCCtcactttcttcttctcgtcttTAGGTGTTTCGCAGGTTACACACTTGGTGAATCCTTGCAGaggtctccctctctctctctctctctctctccctctccctctctctattgCCGttgcttttcccttttctttttctctttccctttcacacgcctgcctctctccctacgAGGTGACATTCTTTAGTACTGCGTCTTGCCGCATTTTTTCCCCCCGTTTCGCTCGCGCTCTGTTTGTTCTCCTGCCGttgggtctctctctctctttcgcttctgtAGGTGCACTTCTCGTTTCCTAATTTTCTTTTGTTATTTCGTTTATTCTATTGAGACTGTGACTCTCGCtttgcgcgcgcgtgtgtggccgTGTGCACGTGTCTCCCTCCAAagccatacacacacacacacacacacacaagcagaaAGACCGAAACTCGCTGGCTGCGCCGGTTCATTCGACTCTGTAGATcactttttttcccctttcgtccttttcttttgtttaTCTCCGTTCTGTGTGTATTGACTGTGTGCATTCTTTGCCCTTGCAaatcccccctccctcatcacTGTGAGTGtgccgtgtgcgtgtgtgtgtgtgtgtgctgttctctcctcactcctctttttctcctgtTCTTCCTGTTTTGCCCCTTCTGTGTAGTGCGTGCCATGCAGACATTCTCGTCTtcgttctcccccttttctatGCAAAACTCCGCGTCTACTGTCACCAACACCCCCCCTggtactgccgccgcctccagcgctCAGCGCGTCGCTTTGTTTGCCGCTGTGCGTCTTTCCCAGCTTGCGGAGGTTTCAAGCAATATTCTGACCGACGACATGGGCGACATGCTtaacagcagcgacgtcgaTGCGACTGTGTTGCCGTGGACCCCGTTCATTTCTTCAGATGTCCTCGGAGAGACtatggaggagctgctgctgccgtcgcaaGGGGATGCCaaagagcagcaccatcggaagcgacagcagcagcagcagcaacaggcaCCGTCAAAGGCCTTCATCAGCCTGCCGACTCCTGTACAGTCAAGCCCGATCCCCTTCATCACCAGCATGGACGTTTCTGCCTTCTTTTCAGGTTGTGCCGGCGGTGGGACTCCACAGCCCttctcgctgctgttgcagcagcgtcccCCGCCATGCATCTCCCAGGGCCTCTCCAATCAATTCAACACAGTGAGTCAGTACACCGCGTCATCCACTGTCCACGCGCTTGACACGAACAACGCTCCTGCCACTGACTTTCCCCTTGTGGAcgcccgcagcagcttcgcgaTGCCGTTGAATGCGTCGTCGGCGAATCAGGCAGATGGGGAAAACCTGAGTCGTGTTGTTTCCTCCACCAGCAACCATGGGAGGGCTTGCGGTGATGGCCGGTCTCGGGCATCGCGTCAGACACACGTACACGGGGGCACTTCGTTTTTCTCCACGTCGCTCTCGTCAAGACCTTCCTCGCCActgtcgccatcgccacccgCCGCAGAGGAGCACATCAGCGGGTACACCTCCCTCTACCTGCCGACGGCGGCTCCTTCCTTCGCCTGCGACGACGACTACACCCATGCGATGAATGGACAGGTAGCGTTTGTCGAGCAGCTGTGCGAAGGCACCAGTGACCACGATGGCGACGGGAACGGCGAACCGGAGGTGCTAGGCATGTCGTGCGACATGTCTGGAAGTCCTCCGCAGCAATGCCTGCAGCAGTCGGCTTCTCTGGAAGTGAGGTCAGGCAGCTTTGGCGGCCTGTTGGCGGCATTAGGGTCTCAAGCGGTGCTGGGGACGCCGGTCGTTGTCCGTCCATTCACCGAATATGAGGTGGCGGCATCACTGAGCGAGCCGGCGCgaccggcaccaccgcctttGAGCACATTCGAACCACTCAGCACTGCCATGACCTATCCCAATGAgtattgtgtgtgtgtggcggccAACACCGCCGGTGCTGTCACTGCGCGTGACACGCCTATAGGGAGCAACATCTCAGACGCCAGCATGCACGCTCAGTCCCAGGCATCTTCGGGGAACCTACAGACTCCGCTGATACCATCTCAGGGGATGGTCCTccacccacagcagcaacagcagccgaTTCAGCGcgtgcatcagcagcagcagcagcgacttgGTTTTACCCCGTCTCCGTTGCCGACGCAGATGTGGACTAGCAATGCTCGAGTTGCCAGCGCCGAAGACCTGGCCgctctcagcagcagccagcatcagtatcagcagcagcttcaagCAAGCGTGCATTCGCAGTCGAGCTCGCTTCAGTACTCTGTCGGGGCTACATCAGGGGCGGCGACGGTCATAGGCCAGGCCTTCTCTAGCAGCGGCACTTACACGACATCACCAGCGCAATCCTTCAGTGCCGCCAACGGCTACTACACAAGGAGCAGCACTCCGCCGTCGGGTGGCCCAGCACAGATGATTATGTTGCTTCCTTCGTTCAGCGAAAACTCGTTTACAGGTAATTCCACACAagcgcaacaacagcagcagcaacagcaccttTACGCAATGCAGGTGCCGGCTCAGACTCCCCCTACCAGCGAGGGGgcctctgctcctctctgccCATCCACTcacggcagtggtgccgtACAATCCCCATCGATGCAGCCATTAACCTCTACAACAATGTctgctggtggcggtgttgGAGGCGTCACCCTGTTCTACGTagctgcaccggcagctTTCGCCGGGTTTCCGCATACAGCGGTATCGTCTCAGGTGAACGCGTCGTCTCCTTCCGGTGTCTCCGGCTACTCCTGCGCCGTCAGCATGGCGCAGACTTCTGCACCAGAGAGACCGGCGCCGAGCTCACACTACGTGACCTTGccaccttcttctccagcgaaCAACTCACaatcgcagctgctgcccctgCAGGAGTATACGGGGTACCTTGCCTCACAACAGCCTAACGTGGGTATGCCGGCAGTGTCCGAGCAGGCTGCCTTGGCTTCCCTGTACGCCAGGACGTCGTCACCCGTGGGCAAGACTGCTGCAGCGAATCTACCGCACGTGACGAGCATTGAAGCCGCCTCTCTTGGCAGCAAGGCAGCTGGGCCGACGTGCCCTGGTATCCGGTCGGTGGTGTCTTCGACCAACACCGATACATTGCGTAAACAGATCAACGTTCACGGCGCCATGCTGAACGTTTTGCATTATTACCCGTACCACGAGAACTCTCCTCCCGCGCCGACGGCACACATCGTGACAGGGCCCGGGTCAgccagcaacagcacagtTCTGCAGTCCTTGGGCGGGTCGAGTTGGTCGGCACAGTCTATGAGCAGCAACCTAGAGCGCAACCTGGACGG
This portion of the Leishmania panamensis strain MHOM/PA/94/PSC-1 chromosome 11 sequence genome encodes:
- a CDS encoding hypothetical protein (TriTrypDB/GeneDB-style sysID: LpmP.11.0630) is translated as MGDMLNSSDVDATVLPWTPFISSDVLGETMEELLLPSQGDAKEQHHRKRQQQQQQQAPSKAFISLPTPVQSSPIPFITSMDVSAFFSGCAGGGTPQPFSLLLQQRPPPCISQGLSNQFNTVSQYTASSTVHALDTNNAPATDFPLVDARSSFAMPLNASSANQADGENLSRVVSSTSNHGRACGDGRSRASRQTHVHGGTSFFSTSLSSRPSSPLSPSPPAAEEHISGYTSLYLPTAAPSFACDDDYTHAMNGQVAFVEQLCEGTSDHDGDGNGEPEVLGMSCDMSGSPPQQCLQQSASLEVRSGSFGGLLAALGSQAVLGTPVVVRPFTEYEVAASLSEPARPAPPPLSTFEPLSTAMTYPNEYCVCVAANTAGAVTARDTPIGSNISDASMHAQSQASSGNLQTPLIPSQGMVLHPQQQQQPIQRVHQQQQQRLGFTPSPLPTQMWTSNARVASAEDLAALSSSQHQYQQQLQASVHSQSSSLQYSVGATSGAATVIGQAFSSSGTYTTSPAQSFSAANGYYTRSSTPPSGGPAQMIMLLPSFSENSFTGNSTQAQQQQQQQHLYAMQVPAQTPPTSEGASAPLCPSTHGSGAVQSPSMQPLTSTTMSAGGGVGGVTLFYVAAPAAFAGFPHTAVSSQVNASSPSGVSGYSCAVSMAQTSAPERPAPSSHYVTLPPSSPANNSQSQLLPLQEYTGYLASQQPNVGMPAVSEQAALASLYARTSSPVGKTAAANLPHVTSIEAASLGSKAAGPTCPGIRSVVSSTNTDTLRKQINVHGAMLNVLHYYPYHENSPPAPTAHIVTGPGSASNSTVLQSLGGSSWSAQSMSSNLERNLDGSRRSLDSGKSQNTAEVFSCAFRGDTSTLENAPVLPIFIQMFPCELRDRVGLLNRVIEATCGRNAGLAQSFETRSETSFIAHVRTNNVWELIYKLRCRVLMDRFGFWYAADIDQYVRMKEYCEGVRRLPQQTRHFQTDGLPCMPLVVELSRSVDRGLVAENNAPRCFDELVPIAAVDRHRVRLQGPSSVHSGHSSASMNGMLMAGSGASTAGGTVFLTNVGGDGRPLHGGSPVLLTNEGHMMMMPPHMMSGLANGSYRGGGSTSGSCGQVIYADPHFFPPPFTK